From Corynebacterium aquatimens:
CTCGATCGCATCCTTGGAGGCCTCCGTGGGCACATCGATTCGCGCGCGTACTTTGCAGAACCGCGAGTTCGCCGCAGCTGCAGACCGCGGCTTCACCGCTGTGAAGCACCAGCGTGAGGTCGGTGCTGGCTACTTCGACGCCATCGCCACCACCGTTGACCCGAACTCCTCCACCACCGCCCTGAAGGGCTCCACCGAGGAGGGCCAGTTCTAAGCATCTAGCTTCGAACTAACGCGAACCCGCCCTGCCGCTGTGCAGTGCGGGTTTTTCGTGCGCTTGGGGGCTGGTGGCTATTCAGCGTCGCTCATTTGGTCCCACTCCCTTTTGAGCATGGCATAGGTCAACTCGTCCCCCCATTCGCCTTTGAAAATCTCTAGCTCGCGGAAGTGAGCTTCCTTGCGCATCCCAAGCCATGAGCCGGGCAGAGCCAGCATTTCGCGGATCGCACCTTCCGATGATGCGGTGCAGATTTAGGGTCTCAAATCCGAAGCGGAGCATCTCGCGGGCTGCTTCCGAAGCTAGTCCTTTCCCTTGGTAATCGGGATGAAACACAAATCCGAATTCGCCCTGAAGATTTTCCCGGCTCAGCAGCATCAGAAGAACGTAACCGATGACCTTCCCGTCGTACTCAACGGCCAAGAGAAGAGTGTCTCCGTCACTCTCGAGCTTCGTCTGAGTCATCCGCTTGGCCAGCTCTGCGGCGTTATCCTCGCGAGTGAGGGGCTCGTTGTATAGGTACCGAGCGACATCGTCTCGGGATTCGAAATCAAACATGTCGTCTTCGTCGGCAGGCGTGAACGGTCTAATGATTAGACGGGGGGTTGTGATGGGTCGATCGAGCTGGAACGATGTCATGGAATTGAGGGTACTGTGTCCCACAGACCAGTGATATCGTGACATCACTATCGAGAGGAGGCCGTGATGGATATTTTGATTAGGGGCATATCGGACGCAGCCGTAAAACGTTTGGACTCTGAAGCCGCCGAACTTGGGCTTTCCAGGAACGAATACCTGCGACGCAAAATTGAAGACACGGTGGAACCCAAGTCTCGAAGGAAGATCACGGCGGATGATTGGGCCCGTACCGCCCGTATTCACGCTGATCTCTCGGACGAAGAAGTAATGCGCTCGGCATGGCATTAAACGGCTGGTTGATCGACAAGTCAGCGTACGTTCGGTTTTCAGCTGACCGGCTCCAACATGGTGAAACGGCGTAGGCTCGTGAATGAGAACCACTAGGCCTTAAAGGAGCACCGCCATGACTGACACCAGCATTCAGTTCATCCCCACCGCAGACA
This genomic window contains:
- the vapB gene encoding type II toxin-antitoxin system VapB family antitoxin, with translation MDILIRGISDAAVKRLDSEAAELGLSRNEYLRRKIEDTVEPKSRRKITADDWARTARIHADLSDEEVMRSAWH
- a CDS encoding GNAT family protein; the encoded protein is MLALPGSWLGMRKEAHFRELEIFKGEWGDELTYAMLKREWDQMSDAE